One stretch of Pedobacter riviphilus DNA includes these proteins:
- a CDS encoding SusC/RagA family TonB-linked outer membrane protein → MRVFYLLKQGLLVLLVFSALMVKAQTGSVSGKVLDETGLPLPGASVVVKGTTRSTSTDADGNYKLAGLSNGSITLSVSFIGYQTLDKAVSISGNATVNFQLVPDAQKLNEVVVIGYGTAEKKNLTGSITTVGAKDFQKGTITTPEQLIQGKVAGVNIISSSGQPGVGSQIRIRGGASLNASNDPLIVIDGVPFSGKSIDNAPSPLSLINPNDIETFTVLKDANATAIYGSRASNGVILITTKKGGTGAPVINFSTNNSVATIAKKVDVLSADQIRTFVNANPTAAYDAGKTFVSLLGKANTDWQDEIFQNAFATDNNLSIAGKFHGVPYRVSAGYLDQQGLLITDKFNRATGAITISPKLFTDHLKIDLSLKGTLTESHFANDNNNAIANAIQFDPTQSVTANNQFGNYFEWLRADGTLNPNAPRNPVAQIMLRNNNGNAARSFGNVRFDYSFHFLPELHANLNLGYDVSKGAGRIFVPAFAATSFSTNGSSTQSLNTSNNKVSEFYLNYAKDVTSIRSRFDVTAGYGYYDNAKTNYSFNEYSATGVLRTTPKFPFSVDRNKLLSYYGRLVYTLADKYILSGTMRADASSRFAAENRWGYFPSVGFTWRIAGENFLKESKAVSDLKLRLSYGETGNKDGDTVGDYSYLAKYYSNSNTGQYQIGDTFYDYYAPSAYDPDLKWETTTTYNAGLDYGFFKGRIYGAIDVYYKKTKDLLATVNIPVGTNFNNNLITNVGNMDVRGAEFSLNFAAIKTENISWDFGFNAAYNKRKVTNLTLNPDPGSKQGAGDISGGTGITIKYNAVNQLPGAFFVYKQVYNSAGKPLEGVYEDSNGDGVVNSSDQYFYKSPDPKITLGFNTAFSYKKWTISTVLRANLGNYVYDNVSSNFGIKNNILSAAGLINNAGVDFLNTNFTTSQYLSDYYVKNASFLKMDNLGLAYDAGKLFKNSNTNLRITANCQNVFVISKYKGIDPELTDGIDFKLYPRPRTYTLGLNVGF, encoded by the coding sequence ATGAGAGTATTTTACCTGTTAAAACAGGGGCTTTTGGTGCTGTTAGTTTTTTCAGCATTAATGGTAAAAGCACAAACCGGATCGGTATCTGGTAAAGTGCTTGATGAAACCGGCCTGCCATTACCTGGCGCTTCTGTAGTTGTAAAAGGAACAACAAGAAGTACATCAACCGATGCTGATGGTAATTATAAACTAGCAGGTTTATCGAATGGTTCGATAACACTGTCTGTAAGTTTTATCGGTTATCAAACCCTTGACAAAGCCGTAAGCATTTCAGGAAATGCTACTGTTAATTTTCAATTGGTGCCTGACGCACAAAAACTGAATGAGGTAGTGGTAATCGGTTATGGTACTGCAGAAAAGAAAAACTTAACCGGATCAATCACTACAGTAGGTGCTAAAGATTTTCAAAAAGGAACGATTACAACGCCTGAACAGTTAATTCAAGGTAAGGTAGCAGGGGTTAACATTATTAGCAGTAGCGGCCAGCCAGGGGTTGGTAGTCAGATCCGTATCCGTGGAGGGGCTTCTTTAAATGCCAGTAACGATCCTTTAATTGTTATAGACGGAGTGCCTTTCAGTGGAAAATCAATTGATAACGCACCTAGTCCCCTATCATTGATCAACCCGAATGATATAGAGACTTTTACCGTGTTGAAGGATGCAAATGCTACAGCAATTTATGGTTCGAGAGCATCCAATGGCGTAATCTTAATTACCACTAAAAAGGGGGGTACAGGTGCGCCTGTAATTAATTTCAGTACCAATAATTCTGTTGCAACCATTGCAAAAAAGGTAGATGTGCTCTCGGCAGATCAAATTCGTACTTTTGTAAATGCCAATCCAACCGCTGCCTATGATGCAGGCAAAACATTTGTTTCGCTTTTAGGAAAAGCAAATACTGATTGGCAAGATGAAATCTTTCAAAATGCCTTTGCTACTGATAATAATCTCAGTATTGCAGGTAAATTTCATGGGGTTCCCTATCGTGTATCTGCAGGTTACTTGGATCAGCAAGGTTTGTTAATTACCGATAAGTTTAACAGGGCTACAGGAGCCATTACGATTTCTCCAAAATTATTCACCGATCACTTAAAAATTGATTTAAGCCTGAAAGGGACATTAACCGAATCTCACTTTGCGAATGATAACAATAATGCCATTGCCAATGCGATCCAATTTGATCCAACGCAATCGGTTACCGCAAATAATCAATTTGGAAATTATTTCGAATGGCTAAGAGCGGATGGAACCTTAAATCCTAATGCACCAAGAAACCCGGTAGCGCAGATTATGTTAAGAAATAATAATGGAAACGCTGCCCGAAGCTTTGGAAATGTAAGATTCGACTATTCTTTCCATTTTTTACCAGAATTACATGCTAACTTAAATTTAGGTTACGACGTTTCTAAGGGAGCAGGACGTATTTTTGTTCCGGCATTTGCCGCTACAAGTTTTTCAACTAATGGATCTTCTACTCAATCGCTGAATACATCCAACAATAAAGTATCAGAGTTTTATTTAAACTATGCCAAAGATGTAACTAGCATCAGAAGCCGTTTTGACGTAACTGCTGGTTATGGTTATTATGATAATGCTAAAACAAACTATAGCTTTAACGAATATAGTGCAACAGGTGTGTTAAGAACAACACCTAAGTTTCCATTCTCTGTTGACCGTAACAAATTGTTATCCTACTACGGAAGGTTGGTTTACACTTTAGCCGATAAATATATCCTTTCGGGAACCATGCGTGCAGATGCATCATCAAGGTTTGCTGCCGAAAATCGTTGGGGTTATTTCCCTTCGGTTGGTTTTACCTGGAGAATTGCAGGCGAAAACTTCTTAAAGGAAAGTAAGGCTGTTTCTGATTTAAAACTGCGGTTAAGTTATGGTGAAACCGGTAATAAAGATGGGGATACCGTTGGCGATTATAGTTATTTGGCCAAATATTATTCCAATAGTAATACGGGCCAGTACCAGATTGGTGATACTTTTTACGATTATTATGCACCTTCTGCCTACGATCCGGATTTAAAATGGGAAACCACAACAACCTATAATGCTGGTTTAGATTATGGCTTTTTCAAAGGAAGAATCTACGGTGCGATAGACGTTTATTATAAAAAAACAAAAGATTTATTGGCTACTGTGAACATTCCTGTAGGAACAAACTTTAACAATAATCTGATTACCAATGTGGGTAATATGGATGTAAGAGGAGCGGAGTTTAGCTTGAATTTTGCAGCGATCAAAACAGAAAACATTTCATGGGATTTTGGTTTTAATGCCGCTTATAACAAAAGAAAGGTAACCAATTTAACCTTAAATCCTGATCCGGGAAGTAAGCAAGGCGCTGGTGATATTTCTGGTGGAACAGGGATTACCATTAAATACAATGCTGTAAATCAGCTTCCTGGTGCCTTCTTTGTTTACAAACAGGTATATAATAGTGCCGGAAAGCCACTGGAAGGCGTATATGAAGATTCAAATGGTGATGGTGTGGTTAACTCAAGTGATCAGTATTTTTATAAGTCGCCAGATCCTAAAATTACCTTGGGATTCAACACGGCCTTCAGTTATAAAAAATGGACAATTAGTACCGTATTGAGAGCTAACCTAGGCAATTATGTTTATGATAACGTTTCATCGAACTTTGGTATCAAAAACAATATTCTTAGTGCTGCGGGCTTAATTAACAATGCTGGTGTAGATTTCTTAAACACCAACTTCACAACAAGTCAGTATTTAAGTGATTACTACGTTAAAAATGCTTCATTCTTAAAAATGGATAACCTTGGCCTGGCTTACGATGCCGGGAAGTTATTTAAAAATAGCAACACCAATTTAAGAATTACGGCCAACTGCCAGAATGTGTTCGTAATCTCTAAATATAAAGGGATAGATCCTGAGTTAACAGATGGTATCGACTTTAAGTTATATCCAAGACCAAGGACATACACTTTAGGTTTAAATGTTGGTTTTTAA
- the pgmB gene encoding beta-phosphoglucomutase, giving the protein MTKMQDNTHSEPSTFNLTPSASIKACLFDLDGVLVDTAVYHYKAWKRLANTMGFDFTEEQNEQLKGVSRVESLNKILAWGGVDKTDAEKEELAGLKNSWYVEMITKMTPAEVLPGTVDFLTAIHKAGYKLALGSASKNSGIILEKTDLAHFFDEIVDGNMVTKSKPEPEVFLKGAELLGFAPNECVVFEDAVAGVEAAKRGGMKAIGIGEKSVLSQADVVVSGLDKLTVKDLEEL; this is encoded by the coding sequence ATGACGAAGATGCAAGATAATACTCATTCAGAACCTTCTACCTTCAACCTTACGCCTTCTGCCTCAATAAAGGCCTGTCTCTTCGATTTAGACGGTGTACTTGTAGATACTGCAGTTTATCATTATAAAGCCTGGAAACGCTTGGCCAATACCATGGGTTTCGATTTTACAGAAGAACAGAACGAACAGTTGAAAGGCGTTAGTCGCGTAGAAAGTTTAAATAAGATTCTCGCCTGGGGTGGAGTAGATAAAACCGATGCCGAAAAAGAAGAGCTTGCTGGTTTAAAAAACAGCTGGTATGTAGAGATGATTACTAAAATGACACCGGCCGAAGTTTTACCGGGAACGGTTGATTTCTTGACAGCAATTCACAAAGCCGGTTACAAATTGGCCTTGGGCTCGGCAAGTAAAAACTCGGGAATTATTTTAGAAAAAACTGATCTTGCTCATTTCTTCGACGAAATAGTTGATGGAAACATGGTCACCAAATCAAAACCCGAGCCTGAAGTATTTTTAAAAGGAGCCGAACTTTTAGGTTTTGCACCTAATGAATGTGTGGTTTTTGAAGATGCTGTTGCTGGTGTAGAAGCCGCAAAAAGAGGTGGCATGAAAGCCATCGGTATAGGCGAAAAAAGCGTGCTTAGCCAGGCAGATGTGGTAGTAAGCGGATTAGACAAATTAACAGTTAAAGACCTAGAAGAGTTGTAA
- a CDS encoding glycoside hydrolase family 13 protein — protein sequence MIKSPAPATFLSVIHSPFNAQTKIHVNARGLKKMLVIITVLLSSINLFAQKLERIEPMFWYTGMHNPKLQLLVHGENIASSSVSLTYPGVKLVKINKVENPNYLFLDLTLAATVKSGSFPINFSVNGKKIFSYTYELKNRDKSAGRIQGVTNKDFIYLLMPDRFSNGDKSNDVVQGLTETALNRDSMYYRHGGDIQGVINHLDYLKDLGVTTVWMTPEVENDMPQASYHGYAVTDHYKIDPRYGTNALYKKYVEIAHAKGLKVIKDIVHNHIGTQHWFYKDLPMKSWLNQWPKYTQTSYRDQTVMDIHASAADRKQMLDGWFVPSMPDLNQTNPYVQNYLTQNHIWWIEYAGIDGLRLDTYGYNDPVYMADWALKVQAEFPHLSVFGETLVTAVANQAFFTGGNTVNRGFDTHLQGITDATLKDAIYEGINGKNGWVEGINRLYATLAHDFLYKNPNTNCIFLDNHDMSRFYSMVGEDFDKYKMGMSILLTMRGIPEMYYGTEILMKNFSNPDGLIRSDFPGGWEGDKKDKFIADGRTNKENEAFNFVKTLANFRKSSAALQTGKLMQFVPQDDIYVYFRYNTEPKGTVMVIVNNTEKEKTLNTDRFAERTTGITTAKNVITGETITFSNIKISAKTTLVLELR from the coding sequence ATGATAAAATCTCCTGCCCCTGCTACGTTTCTTTCCGTTATTCATTCTCCTTTTAATGCTCAAACTAAAATCCACGTAAATGCGCGGGGATTAAAAAAAATGCTGGTTATCATTACTGTACTGCTTAGCAGTATCAATCTCTTTGCCCAAAAATTAGAACGTATCGAACCGATGTTCTGGTACACAGGGATGCACAATCCTAAGTTGCAATTGCTGGTTCATGGCGAAAATATTGCTTCAAGCTCGGTTTCATTAACTTATCCAGGCGTAAAACTCGTAAAGATTAATAAAGTTGAAAACCCGAATTATTTATTTCTCGATTTAACACTTGCTGCTACAGTAAAATCCGGAAGTTTCCCAATTAATTTTTCTGTAAATGGCAAAAAGATATTCAGTTACACTTACGAATTAAAAAACCGCGATAAAAGTGCGGGCAGAATTCAGGGTGTAACCAACAAAGATTTTATTTATTTGCTTATGCCCGATCGTTTTTCGAACGGTGATAAAAGCAACGATGTGGTTCAGGGTTTAACCGAAACTGCATTAAACCGCGATAGTATGTACTACCGTCATGGTGGAGATATACAAGGTGTAATTAACCACCTCGATTACCTGAAGGATTTAGGCGTAACTACCGTTTGGATGACACCAGAGGTAGAAAACGATATGCCACAGGCTTCTTACCATGGCTACGCGGTAACCGATCACTATAAAATAGACCCGCGGTATGGAACAAATGCACTTTACAAAAAGTATGTAGAGATTGCCCATGCCAAAGGATTAAAAGTGATTAAAGATATTGTACACAACCACATTGGTACCCAGCACTGGTTTTATAAAGATTTGCCCATGAAAAGCTGGTTAAACCAATGGCCAAAATATACGCAAACGAGTTACCGCGATCAGACCGTGATGGATATCCACGCTTCTGCTGCCGACCGCAAACAGATGTTAGATGGTTGGTTTGTGCCTTCAATGCCCGATTTAAACCAAACCAATCCATACGTGCAGAATTACCTGACCCAAAATCACATCTGGTGGATCGAATACGCTGGTATTGATGGTTTACGTTTGGATACTTATGGATATAACGATCCGGTTTATATGGCCGATTGGGCTTTAAAAGTTCAGGCAGAATTTCCACATTTATCAGTTTTTGGCGAAACATTGGTAACCGCAGTGGCGAACCAGGCTTTTTTTACTGGTGGCAATACGGTTAACCGCGGTTTTGATACCCATTTGCAAGGCATTACCGATGCTACTTTAAAAGATGCGATTTACGAAGGAATAAATGGCAAAAATGGTTGGGTAGAGGGAATTAATCGGTTATATGCCACCTTAGCGCACGATTTTCTTTATAAAAATCCAAATACCAACTGCATCTTTTTAGATAACCATGATATGAGCCGCTTCTACTCTATGGTTGGCGAAGATTTCGATAAATATAAAATGGGAATGAGCATCCTGTTAACCATGCGCGGCATTCCTGAAATGTATTATGGAACAGAAATTTTAATGAAAAACTTTTCCAATCCAGATGGACTGATCCGTTCTGATTTTCCAGGTGGTTGGGAGGGCGACAAAAAAGATAAATTTATTGCCGATGGACGCACCAACAAAGAGAATGAGGCTTTTAATTTTGTTAAAACCTTAGCCAATTTCCGCAAAAGCAGTGCTGCACTACAAACCGGTAAATTGATGCAGTTTGTGCCGCAAGATGATATTTATGTTTATTTCCGCTACAATACAGAACCAAAAGGCACCGTAATGGTTATTGTAAACAACACTGAAAAAGAAAAAACACTAAATACCGACCGTTTTGCCGAAAGAACAACAGGAATTACAACTGCTAAAAATGTAATTACGGGTGAAACGATTACTTTTTCTAACATTAAAATATCAGCTAAAACAACACTGGTGCTGGAGTTAAGGTAG
- a CDS encoding RagB/SusD family nutrient uptake outer membrane protein, giving the protein MKNSFKIILATTVLLLSLNSCKKDALNLKPTNDVTADVVYATPAGYKQELVKLYATYALTSPTGSDNSDIGGLNAGFADFFRLFWTSQELVTDEAICAWGDTGIPELDYATWNTDNQFLRGLYSKSILQITICNEFLRESTPEKLASRNITGADVSAIQRYRAEARFLRAFQYWVLLDGFGNPPFVTEEDAIGKTNPKQIQRAALFAYVESELKAIEGDLADPRTNDYGRADKAADWALLARLYLNAQVYTGTAKYTEAITYSTKVINSGYSLKANYKDLFLADNNLNNTENILTINYDGVRGTNYGGTTFLINAAINADMSPASYGVPSGGWGGNRTRQNLPALFPDPNGTVDKRGIFFGTKSNVDDIGVFTDGLRVTKFKNVTSGGVTPASLNGTFSSLDFALFRLAEQYLIYGEAVMRGGSGGSTAQALTYVNNLRRRAYGNNSGDVSTLSVDFFLDERARELYWEGHRRTDLIRYGKFTGATYLWPFKGGIKAGASLPAYRNLYPIPTADLIANPNLVQNTGY; this is encoded by the coding sequence ATGAAAAATTCGTTTAAAATAATATTGGCAACCACAGTTTTATTACTTTCTTTAAATTCTTGTAAGAAAGATGCCTTAAATTTAAAGCCTACGAATGATGTAACTGCCGATGTGGTATATGCTACGCCTGCAGGATATAAACAAGAACTGGTAAAATTGTACGCTACCTATGCATTAACCAGTCCAACAGGGTCAGATAATAGTGATATTGGTGGTCTGAATGCCGGATTTGCAGATTTCTTCAGGTTATTCTGGACTTCCCAGGAGTTGGTAACCGATGAAGCGATTTGTGCCTGGGGAGATACAGGTATTCCTGAATTAGATTATGCTACCTGGAATACTGATAACCAATTTTTAAGAGGTTTATATTCTAAAAGTATTCTGCAAATCACCATTTGCAATGAGTTTCTTCGCGAAAGTACACCAGAGAAGCTGGCAAGTCGGAATATTACTGGTGCCGATGTTTCAGCTATTCAACGTTATCGTGCCGAAGCCCGTTTCTTAAGAGCATTTCAATATTGGGTTTTATTAGATGGTTTCGGAAATCCTCCTTTCGTGACAGAAGAGGATGCGATTGGCAAAACCAATCCTAAGCAAATTCAAAGAGCAGCTTTATTTGCTTATGTAGAATCAGAATTAAAAGCCATTGAAGGCGATTTGGCTGATCCTCGTACTAACGATTATGGCCGTGCAGATAAAGCCGCAGACTGGGCATTGTTAGCCAGATTATATTTGAATGCTCAGGTTTATACCGGAACAGCAAAATATACTGAAGCTATTACTTATTCGACTAAGGTTATCAACTCTGGTTATTCATTAAAAGCCAATTACAAAGATTTATTTTTGGCAGATAATAACTTAAATAATACAGAAAACATTTTAACCATCAATTACGATGGTGTAAGAGGAACAAACTACGGTGGAACTACCTTTTTAATTAATGCTGCAATTAATGCCGACATGAGCCCTGCATCATATGGAGTACCTTCAGGTGGTTGGGGTGGTAACAGAACCCGCCAGAACTTACCTGCATTATTTCCTGATCCTAATGGAACGGTAGATAAACGCGGTATATTTTTTGGCACAAAAAGCAATGTAGACGATATTGGTGTATTTACAGACGGATTAAGGGTAACCAAATTTAAAAACGTTACCTCTGGAGGAGTTACGCCCGCATCGTTAAACGGAACATTCAGTTCATTAGATTTTGCATTATTCCGTTTAGCAGAACAATACTTAATTTACGGTGAAGCCGTAATGCGTGGAGGCTCGGGCGGAAGTACTGCCCAAGCACTTACCTATGTGAATAACTTACGTCGCCGTGCTTATGGTAACAACAGTGGAGATGTAAGTACCCTATCGGTAGATTTCTTCTTAGACGAGCGTGCCCGTGAATTGTATTGGGAAGGGCACCGCCGTACCGATTTAATCCGTTATGGCAAATTTACCGGCGCCACTTATTTATGGCCATTTAAAGGTGGTATTAAAGCAGGAGCAAGTTTACCCGCTTACCGTAACTTATATCCAATTCCAACGGCAGATTTAATCGCTAATCCGAATTTGGTTCAAAACACAGGTTATTAA
- a CDS encoding SusE domain-containing protein, protein MKSIFFKSLAFSFIALSLWSCKKDETRAIANAGTGGSLKSSATSVVLDKSMLTTNVITFTLTNANFGYQAAVTNTLQLSPKGANFAADKTKEVIIDANVTTKSYNGLDFNNLLLSLNLSTAVNSDVEIRVKAAISNAVAPVYSNVVSISAKPFPLTSWVYVPGAYQGWNPATADSLVSITGNGIYTGIIKFDGGNFKVTPAKKWDLAYGDAGGGKLSTSGGDISSVSAGFKLLTVDLNTNVYTIANADYWSIIGNAIPGSNWSVDTDLSPVNDGKNTWIGTVALTPGAFKFRRNHDWGTNIGDNGADINVTVAGTYKLTLTLNADGKTGAYTMVKI, encoded by the coding sequence ATGAAATCAATATTCTTTAAATCCTTAGCCTTTAGCTTTATCGCGCTATCGCTATGGTCATGCAAAAAAGACGAAACCCGTGCCATAGCCAATGCAGGTACCGGAGGTTCTTTAAAAAGTTCGGCTACGTCTGTGGTCTTAGACAAAAGCATGCTCACTACCAATGTGATTACTTTTACCTTAACCAATGCTAATTTTGGTTATCAGGCGGCTGTAACTAATACTTTGCAACTGTCTCCCAAAGGGGCAAACTTTGCAGCAGATAAAACAAAGGAAGTAATTATTGATGCGAATGTGACCACTAAAAGTTACAATGGATTGGATTTTAATAATCTACTGCTTTCTTTAAATTTATCTACTGCTGTAAATTCTGATGTAGAAATCAGGGTAAAAGCAGCCATCTCTAATGCGGTAGCTCCGGTTTACAGCAATGTGGTTTCTATAAGTGCAAAGCCATTCCCTTTAACTTCATGGGTATACGTGCCCGGAGCATATCAGGGATGGAATCCGGCAACAGCCGATAGCTTAGTTTCTATCACCGGAAATGGTATTTATACCGGAATTATTAAGTTCGATGGTGGTAATTTTAAAGTTACTCCAGCCAAGAAATGGGATCTGGCTTATGGCGATGCCGGAGGTGGTAAACTCAGCACTTCAGGTGGCGATATCAGTTCCGTTTCGGCAGGCTTTAAACTGCTAACTGTCGATCTTAATACAAATGTCTACACCATTGCCAATGCAGATTACTGGTCAATTATTGGTAATGCAATTCCTGGAAGTAACTGGTCTGTTGATACCGACCTTAGTCCGGTAAACGATGGCAAAAATACATGGATTGGAACAGTTGCTTTAACTCCTGGCGCCTTTAAGTTCAGAAGAAATCACGATTGGGGAACCAATATTGGTGATAATGGTGCAGATATTAATGTTACTGTCGCTGGTACATATAAGCTAACCTTAACACTTAATGCCGATGGTAAAACAGGTGCTTACACCATGGTTAAAATTTAA